The genomic segment CACACTTTCTTGACCCGTGTCCAAGCCCCCTTAGACTCTCTCCCATCGCTCATGCGCACCCTTCACACCTACTTCGGCCGAGAACTCCTCAAGGCTTTCCTCATGACTGCGGTCGCATTGACCATTCTCATGGTCATGGGCGGGGGGGTCGCCAACATCTTCCGCGGAGAGGGCATCGGCGCCGAGGAAATGGCCAAAGTCTTCGCTTTTCTCACGCCCGTCGCCGTGACGCTCATACTTCCCGTCGCCGCACTGTTCTCCGCCACCATCACCTACGGCCGGGCATCCGCCGATAACGAAGTGCTCGCCGCCCGCGCCGCCGGCATCAACGTTCACCGCCTGCTGCTTTCCGCCGGTCTGCTCGGGGTCTTCGTCACGCTTTTCACGCTGGTCTCCTGGAACTTCATGATCCCGGGCCTGTCCGCCGCCATCGAACAAATCACACGCAAAGATCTGCCCGCCATCGTGCTGTACCAGTTTCAGAAGGCAAAGCCGCTGGCGTTCGGCAAATACCGGATTATGGCCAACGGTTTTGAGAAGCTGGACCCGGCCCAAATGATCGCTGCGCTCGCCTCGCAACCCGCCGCCAACTCGCTCTCGATCGCCTCGAACGAATCCGATGCCGTCCCCGGCTCCGATGCCCCCATTCCCATCCAGCCACACCACACCTACCTGCGACTGATCGGCGTCTCGTTCCTCGAAATTGAGGACCAGGAGGTCATGCGGTACGGAACGGCCGACGACACGATCATCGACTTCGACCCCGGCACGGCCGAAAGCCCGTCGCCCAAGATCACCGTGGATTTGCAGGGGGTGCGCACCTTCGACGCCACGCGGCGGCAGTATTACGAGTTGCGTCATCAGATCCTCGGCCCAATCGAGATCGCCCTGCCGATCAAGCGCAAGACCAAGTTTGAAGACCTGCTCACGCTGCTGAAGTTCATGGAAAAACCGATTGTGATTCCCGAACTGCAGGATCGGCTCTGGGGCCTGGCCCGCGAGATGATGACGCTGTTTCTCGCGCAGGACATCGACGCCGCCCTCTCGGCGGGAAAGCCCTTCACCCTCGTCGGCTCGGAGAAGTCAAAATTCTCCATGGAACTGACCGCCGGGACCTGGCGGATCAATCCCGATGACGGCCGACCCGAAGTGAAGCAGGTGAAGCTGATCGAACAAGCCGGCAAGGATCGGCGCATCCTCCGCGCCGACGAGGCCGTGATCGAATTGAAAAGCTCATTCAAACGCGACCGGCCGCTGGTCATCGTGACGCTCAACGGGAACGTCGAGATCCAGGACGACCCGCCCACCCCCGGCGGGCGCATTGTGCGGCGGCCGAAGGAGACGCTGACGCCCGTCGAGTACATGGATCAGCCCGGTCTTGCGGCGCGGTGGGCGAGTTTCAAACTGGAAGACATGCTTGAGCCGGACGCGGGCATCGGGCTGCCGGGGCGACAGGCCAAACTGCACGAGAAGATCTACAAGCGAATGCAGGAGTATCAATCCGAGATTCGCGGCGAGATTCACTTCCGCATGTCGTATTCGTTCAGCGCGATCGCGATTGTCCTGCTCGGCGCGGTACTGGGGATTATTGTCCGCAATGGGCAGGTGCTGACCGCGTTCGGGATCAGTTGCGTGCCGATGGCCTTCGTCGTCATCGCGTCGATCATCGGGCGGAACCTCGCGGATCGACCGCAATACGGATGGTTAAGCATCCTTGTCATGTGGTCGAGCACGGCCTTCATGTTTGGCGCGGTGTGGTTCTTCGCAACGAAAGTGCTCCGACGATGAAAAAACAGCGAAGAATCAATGGGTGCGCCGGGGACCGGGCCTACGCGAGGTTCTTGAGGAATACCTCGTTCGTCTCAAACTTCTTCAATTCGTCGATCATGCCTTCCATCTGCCGTTGCGGCGTCTGGGATAGCAATCGGCGGCGGACGCGGGACATTTTCTCGTAACCCTCGGCCCCGAGGAGCAATTCTTCCTTCCGCGTGCCGCTTTCGGACAGGTTCATCGCCGGCCAGATGCGCAGGTTCGCCAGTTCGCGGCTAAGCACCAGCTCCATGTTGCCGGTGCCCTTGAACTCCTGAAAGATGAAATCGTCCATCCGGCTGCCGGTCTCGACGAGCACCGACGCGATGATCGTCAGGCTGCCGCCGTTCTCGATCTTGCGCGCCGAGCCGAACATCTGCTTGGGCAGCTCCAGCGCCCGGATGTCCAGCCCGCCGGTCATCGTGCGACCGCTGTTTCCTACAAGTGTATTAAACGCCCGGCCCAGGCGCGTCAGCGAATCCAGCAGAATCAGCACGTCCTCGCCCATCTCCAGATGCCGCTTGGCCTTCTCGATCATCAGCTTCGCGATGCGCCCGTGGCTCTTCGCGTCGTGATCGTTGCTCGAATACACGACCTCCGGCGCGCCGTGCTGCCAGCCGCCCGGCGCTTTGACCACCGCCCGCTTCATCTCGGTCACTTCCTCCGGCCGCTCGTCGATCAGCAGCATCATCAGGAAGATTTCAGGATGATTGGCGGTAATGCCCTCGGCCATCTGCCGCAGCAGAACGGTCTTGCCGGTGCGTGGCGGCGCGACGATCAGGCCGCGCTGGCCCTTGCCGATCGGCGCCAGCAAATCGACGATGCGCGTCGACATCGGCCCGCCCGGCGTTTCGAACTTGAGGATCTCCGTGGGGTGGACAACCGGCAGCTCTTCGAAGGGCAATACCTTCGCCCAGGCCCCCGGATGCTGACCGCAAATTTCCTTGATGAACGACACCGTCAGCGGGCCGTTTCCTTTGCGACCGCGGTTGGCCGTCGCGGTGAGCGCCTCACCGCCGCGAAGCTTGAATCGCTGGATAAGGTCGCGTGGCACCTGCGGATCATTCGGTGAAACCGTGTAATTGCGCTTCGGGTCGCGAAGATACCCCGGCCCGTTGCCCGCGATTTCCAACGTGCCCTCGACGACTTGTTCATTTGGCTGCATCAATTCGATTCCCGCTGGTCCGCCCCCCCCCCAGGGCGCGGACAATTCCGATCCAAGAAACTGGTTTGAGCGCCGGCGCCTCGCGCGATAATGTCCGATCCGCCGCGCGGTGCGTCGCTTCCCCACGAACGCTTCGGCCGATCCGCCCGAAGCTTGCACTCAATAACGAACCTCAAATCCGACGAACTGACCCGTCGCCGCGCTGTCGTGCGCGATCACCTCGCGTATATGGCCAGACATCTCCTTCTGCACGTCGGCCAGAAAACGCTCGATGGCGTCGCGATCCCCTTCCACGACTGCTTCGACCCGGCCGTCCGGCAGATTCTTGACGTACCCGCAAACCGGAAACTTCCTGGCAAGGCTGTGCGCCGTGAACCGGAACCCCACACCCTGCACGCGACCGGAAAAATGGACGGTTCGACGAATCATGAAGACAGGCCGCCGGACATCCGCTCAAACGAATGACCGTTCCCACAGCCCGCCAAGGCATGATAGGGCGGCAAATCCCCGCCCGCAAGCGCGGCACCGTCTTGCCAGCCGTCGCGCCGCCGTGGTATGCTCCATGCCGATGACGTCAATACCCAGCCCGCGTGGAGCCTGAACGAATGTACAAGAAAGCCAAGAACGCCCTGAAAAAACACAAGAAACGCAAAGCCCGCCTCAAGGCCAAGGCCAAAGCCATGAAGGCCAAAGGCGCGTCGAAGTAAACGCGCTCATGTTCTCCCATCCGCGCTTCCGTACGCCGCGCTCGACCGGAGCAGCGCGACGTCCTGGCGTCATCCTGCTG from the Planctomycetia bacterium genome contains:
- a CDS encoding LptF/LptG family permease; the protein is MTAVALTILMVMGGGVANIFRGEGIGAEEMAKVFAFLTPVAVTLILPVAALFSATITYGRASADNEVLAARAAGINVHRLLLSAGLLGVFVTLFTLVSWNFMIPGLSAAIEQITRKDLPAIVLYQFQKAKPLAFGKYRIMANGFEKLDPAQMIAALASQPAANSLSIASNESDAVPGSDAPIPIQPHHTYLRLIGVSFLEIEDQEVMRYGTADDTIIDFDPGTAESPSPKITVDLQGVRTFDATRRQYYELRHQILGPIEIALPIKRKTKFEDLLTLLKFMEKPIVIPELQDRLWGLAREMMTLFLAQDIDAALSAGKPFTLVGSEKSKFSMELTAGTWRINPDDGRPEVKQVKLIEQAGKDRRILRADEAVIELKSSFKRDRPLVIVTLNGNVEIQDDPPTPGGRIVRRPKETLTPVEYMDQPGLAARWASFKLEDMLEPDAGIGLPGRQAKLHEKIYKRMQEYQSEIRGEIHFRMSYSFSAIAIVLLGAVLGIIVRNGQVLTAFGISCVPMAFVVIASIIGRNLADRPQYGWLSILVMWSSTAFMFGAVWFFATKVLRR
- the rho gene encoding transcription termination factor Rho, whose product is MQPNEQVVEGTLEIAGNGPGYLRDPKRNYTVSPNDPQVPRDLIQRFKLRGGEALTATANRGRKGNGPLTVSFIKEICGQHPGAWAKVLPFEELPVVHPTEILKFETPGGPMSTRIVDLLAPIGKGQRGLIVAPPRTGKTVLLRQMAEGITANHPEIFLMMLLIDERPEEVTEMKRAVVKAPGGWQHGAPEVVYSSNDHDAKSHGRIAKLMIEKAKRHLEMGEDVLILLDSLTRLGRAFNTLVGNSGRTMTGGLDIRALELPKQMFGSARKIENGGSLTIIASVLVETGSRMDDFIFQEFKGTGNMELVLSRELANLRIWPAMNLSESGTRKEELLLGAEGYEKMSRVRRRLLSQTPQRQMEGMIDELKKFETNEVFLKNLA
- a CDS encoding acylphosphatase, translating into MIRRTVHFSGRVQGVGFRFTAHSLARKFPVCGYVKNLPDGRVEAVVEGDRDAIERFLADVQKEMSGHIREVIAHDSAATGQFVGFEVRY